One window of Trifolium pratense cultivar HEN17-A07 linkage group LG5, ARS_RC_1.1, whole genome shotgun sequence genomic DNA carries:
- the LOC123886833 gene encoding translocon-associated protein subunit alpha-like gives MDMNMKMHWFALVYLPVDHRLLVQNLTAQVFNNGSVPASAQATFPYIFAVSKLLQPGSFDLVGTIIYEIDEHPYQSTFFNGTVEVVEYVGFLSIESVFLVTLGIALLVLLGLWIHGHVQNLSKDYNAKLSDFRLAKDGPTGHLTTKSDVYSYGVVLLEMLYGKRAVDKNIPSRQHNLVE, from the exons ATGGACATGAATATGAAAatgcattggtttg CTCTGGTTTACCTTCCTGTCGATCATCGGCTGCTTGTTCAAAATCTTACCGCTCAG GTTTTCAACAATGGTTCTGTACCAGCCTCAGCACAAGCTACTTTCCCATATATATTTGCAGTCAGCAAGTTGTTGCAG CCTGGTAGTTTTGATCTTGTTGGTACTATTATATATGAAATAGACGAGCATCCATACCAAAGCACCTTCTTTAACGGCACTGTTGAAGTTGTTGAATATGTTGGTTTTCTTAGCATCGAATCTGTTTTTCTTGTTACTCTTGGAATTGCCCTCCTTGTCCTCCTAGGGCTATGGATTCATGGTCACGTTCAAAACCTATCTAAG GATTATAACGCAAAGCTTTCTGATTTCAGGTTGGCAAAGGATGGTCCAACAG GTCATCTTACTACTAAGAGCGATGTTTATAGTTATGGAGTTGTCCTGCTGGAAATGTTATATGGTAAGAGGGCAGTTGACAAGAATATACCATCTCGACAACACAACTTGGTGGAATAG
- the LOC123885228 gene encoding uncharacterized protein LOC123885228, with the protein MVLHMVTLLKLHLQLTKPAVGVSTSIICVLKLLMGFRFFKDEALYQSRLFLFRLSQIAFNSEPQISNIARMERAFRLIFPTHVAVTPSINSTSSQSEDQELQNEREEMFYSLSMLAL; encoded by the coding sequence ATGGTACTACACATGGTGACTCTATTGAAGCTTCATTTGCAACTAACAAAACCTGCAGTTGGTGTTTCAACTAGCATCATATGTGTTCTAAAGTTGTTGATGGGTTTTAGATTCTTCAAAGATGAAGCACTTTATCAATCAAgattgtttctttttagattGAGTCAAATAGCTTTTAATAGTGAACCTCAAATTTCCAACATAGCTAGAATGGAACGTGCTTTTAGATTAATCTTTCCAACACATGTTGCAGTTACTCCTTCAATTAATTCAACTTCTTCACAATCAGAAGATCAGGAGTTGCAAAATGAACGGGAGGAAATGTTCTACTCACTTTCAATGCTTGCACTTTGA
- the LOC123882869 gene encoding uncharacterized protein LOC123882869 isoform X1, with product MFTYAEKKDIFPKFWFLPTTFSQYVQDWNTTTKVMIKKYQAMFMGKVDKISKIFIPIHDPDSMHWFLLVIDLVKKELIYLDSLPSKSAHVRRMRMRCIKKLALYMEDLLLDPSFYTKGTTPNPIVSEFSLVIPKNLGQQANNSNDCAIWVITWMEKMKADVYKIDVDDGTRLRVLKFDNEFLQQAE from the exons ATGTTCACTTATGCTGAAAAAAAGGACATCTTTCCAAAATTTTGGTTTCTACCAACAACTTTCTCG CAATATGTGCAGGATTGGAATACAACTACTAAAGTCatgattaaaaaatatcaaGCCATGTTTATGGGAAAAGTAGATAAAATTTCAAAG ATATTTATACCAATTCATGATCCGGATTCTATGCACTGGTTCCTTCTAGTCATTGATTTGGTAAAAAAAGAGTTGATTTATCTTGACTCTTTACCGTCTAAATCAGCACATGTCCGAAGGATGAGAATGAGATGTATCAAGAAATTG GCTTTGTATATGGAGGACTTACTCTTGGATCCCTCTTTCTATACAAAAGGGACAACACCTAATCCAATAGTATCTGAGTTTAGCCTTGTCATTCCGAAAAATTTGGGACAGCAGGCAAACAACTC GAATGATTGTGCAATATGGGTGATAACATGGATGGAGAAAATGAAGGCGGATGTGTATAAGATTGAT GTTGATGATGGTACACGATTAAGAGTTCTTAAATTTGACAATGAATTCCTACAACAAGCTGAATGA
- the LOC123882869 gene encoding uncharacterized protein LOC123882869 isoform X2, producing MEDESVSVTSPLANEKGNKRRILDSNGNYVSLVYVDSSSKADTAHTPKGKNADCGEWNPMLFKTEDEDKHKIECNSQKTSFDDLGQQANNSNDCAIWVITWMEKMKADVYKIDVDDGTRLRVLKFDNEFLQQAE from the exons ATGGAAGATGAGTCTGTGTCTGTTACTTCACCTCTGGCCAACGAAAAGGGGAACAAACGACGTATATTGGATAGTAACGGTAACTACGTCTCTTTAGTCTATGTGGATTCTTCCAG taaAGCAGACACTGCTCATACACCAAAAGGAAAGAATGCTGATTGTGGTGAATGGAATCCTATGCTCTTCAAAACAGAAGATGAAGATAAACATAAAATTGAGTGTAACTCGCAAAAAACATCTTTTGATG ATTTGGGACAGCAGGCAAACAACTC GAATGATTGTGCAATATGGGTGATAACATGGATGGAGAAAATGAAGGCGGATGTGTATAAGATTGAT GTTGATGATGGTACACGATTAAGAGTTCTTAAATTTGACAATGAATTCCTACAACAAGCTGAATGA
- the LOC123887529 gene encoding uncharacterized protein LOC123887529, with protein MHDLRVGSILSETELNGTPPAPVDLFVYTHQHRKNKAWVDRRSEHVYEKYKCRLEELTQQASLQGTPPPKEIDVWTEVAGTRKGYIYGLGSESSLFAGRRNYSGSNSASTEWVQRHEIEELKIESEEMRRENDELRDMVKQLMEFGKLKLSAEAIY; from the exons ATGCATGATTTAAGAGTTGGCTCCATTCTAAGTGAA ACGGAACTGAATGGCACTCCCCCTGCTCCTGTAGATTTGTTTGTTTACACACACCAACATCGCAAGAATAAGGCTTGGGTTGATCGAAGATCGGAACATGTCTAT GAAAAGTATAAATGTAGATTGGAAGAATTAACCCAACAAGCATCTTTGCAAGGAACTCCGCCACCAAAGGAAATAGATGTGTGGACTGAGGTTGCAGGAACAAGGAAAGGATACATATATGGTCTTGGGAGTGAATCTTCTTTATTTGCAGGCAGGCGAAATTACAGTGGTTCAAATTCCGCGTCAACTGAATGGGTGCAAAGACATGAAATTGAAGAACTGAAAATTGAAAGCGAAGAAATGAGAAGGGAAAATGATGAACTTCGTGATATGGTAaaacaattgatggaatttgGAAAGCTTAAACTTTCGGCCGAAGCCATATACTAG
- the LOC123885227 gene encoding protein arginine N-methyltransferase 1.6, with translation MLRRFLLSTKTNLFQNPNHPLSPSLTTIRTMSSTSSQRMFQLKIDPLTGNSEWVIIDEHNNDEEQTFNQPLLATTSYLDMLNDSTRNTAFRQAIEKTVTKPCHVLDIGAGTGLLSMMASRAMDGKGTVTACESYLPMVKLMKKVMRLNGMDGRIKVFNKRSDELEVGSDISSRADVLVSEILDSELLGEGLIPTLQHAHDNLLVENPLTVPYRATTYGQLVESTFLWRLHDLRSNEAGASDGIRLAPPGLESVIGVKRQQYAMHCDPIGEELKPLSEPFKIFEFDFWKRPESYGETELCIKATDDGRVHAIVSWWVLQLDREGTIYYSTAPRWIRSPTITSPVDWCDHWKQCVWFVPGSGISIFKGGDINLHAIHDDISISYNLNTRVSTTEVLHDGLTIGDFQLSLPPERAAIYGDEGWRLSMLKAVKSVLQGRGNLLCLVADDSVYLPLLVAKFSEAPHVISSFSRLKEKGLQYLQAAARANNLPPNCIKTVEKGLKQLTMHDTNQKKVDLLIAEPFYFGHDGMLPWQNLRFWKDRTTLDHILSEDAIIIPSKGILRACAIYLPDLWKSRSCLSTIEGFDHSGVNATLGACGHLPESEDGPCLPFSLWQCGEFDVLSETFDVMEFDFTKQICQCEGKSQVKFTKTGVCHGFALWIDWVMDSQNSAVISTGPDKRYWKQGIKLLATPRTVGSQGSTNVRACCSADLEASFNPSNGELKIIHDFL, from the exons ATGCTACGTCGATTCCTATTGTCAACAAAAACCAATCTTTTCCAAAACCCTAACCACCCTTTATCTCCTTCACTAACCACCATTCGAACCATGAGTTCAACATCTTCGCAACGCATGTTCCAGCTCAAAATCGACCCTTTAACCGGTAACTCCGAATGGGTCATCATCGATGAACACAACAACGACGAAGAACAAACCTTCAACCAACCCCTTCTCGCCACAACATCATATTTAGACATGCTCAATGATTCAACCAGAAACACAGCATTTCGTCAAGCCATTGAAAAAACAGTAACGAAACCTTGTCACGTTCTCGATATTGG TGCTGGAACTGGGTTGCTTTCGATGATGGCTTCACGAGCTATGGATGGGAAAGGGACTGTGACGGCGTGTGAGTCTTATCTTCCGATGGTGAAATTGATGAAGAAGGTTATGCGACTTAATGGGATGGATGGAAGAATCAAAGTTTTCAATAAGCGTTCTGATGAACTTGAAGTTGGTAGTGATATATCTTCGCGTGCTGATGTTCTT GTGAGCGAGATATTAGATTCAGAGTTATTGGGTGAGGGGCTTATACCAACCCTACAACATGCGCATGACAATTTGTTGGTGGAAAACCCTCTAACTGTACCATATCGAGCAACTACATATGGACAG CTAGTTGAAAGCACTTTCTTATGGCGATTGCATGATTTGCGTAGCAATGAGGCTGGTGCATCTGATGGCATTCGACTCGCCCCTCCTGGACTTGAAAGTGTTATAGGTGTAAAACGTCAGCAATATGCCATGCATTGTGATCCAATAGGAGAAGAACTGAAACCG CTTTCAGAACCCTTcaaaatttttgaatttgatttttggaaACGGCCAGAGAGTTACGGCGAAACTGAGCTATGCATAAAGGCAACTGATGATGGAAGAGTTCACGCTATTGTCTCTTG GTGGGTACTTCAACTTGATCGTGAAGGGACAATTTATTATTCCACTGCTCCTAGGTGGATAAGATCGCCAACAATTACAA GTCCTGTTGATTGGTGTGACCACTGGAAACAGTGTGTTTGGTTTGTTCCAGGGAGTGGTATATCAATATTCAAAGGGGGAGACATTAATTTACATGCTATTCACGATGATATTAGTATCTCATATAATTTAAATACACGTGTGTCAACAACTGAGGTTTTGCATGATGGGTTGACGATTGGAGATTTTCAGCTTTCACTTCCTCCAGAAAGAGCTGCAATCTATGGAGACGAAGGATGGAGGCTTTCAATGTTGAAAGCAGTAAAAAGTGTG TTGCAGGGAAGAGGCAACTTATTATGCTTGGTTGCAGATGATAGTGTGTATTTGCCTCTTCTTGTTGCGAAGTTTTCAGAAGCACCGCATGTAATATCATCTTTTTCGAGGCTGAAGGAAAAGGGCCTCCAATATTTGCAAGCTGCTGCCCGTGCAAATAACCTGCCACCTAATTGCATAAAAACTGTTGAAAAAGGGTTGAAACAGTTAACCATGCATGATACAAACCAGAAAAAG GTTGACCTGTTAATAGCAGAACCTTTCTATTTTGGACATGATGGCATGCTTCCATGGCAGAACCTGCGATTTTG GAAGGATCGTACAACACTTGATCATATCCTCTCTGAAGATGCTATAATAATTCCCAGTAAAGGAATTTTGAGGGCTTGTGCCATCTATCTTCCT GATCTTTGGAAAAGTCGTTCCTGCTTGAGTACGATAGAAGGTTTCGACCATTCTGGTGTAAACGCTACATTGGGAGCTTGCGGTCATCTACCTGAATCAGAAGATGGTCCTTGTCTGCCTTTTTCTCTTTGGCAGTGTGGAGAGTTCGAT GTGCTTAGTGAGACATTTGATGTGATGGAGtttgatttcacaaaacaaatatGCCAATGTGAAGGAAAATCCCAG GTTAAATTCACGAAGACAGGAGTATGTCATGGGTTTGCGCTATGGATTGACTGGGTGATGGATTCGCAAAATTCTGCTGTGATATCAACTGGTCCAG ATAAGAGATATTGGAAACAAGGAATAAAGCTTCTTGCAACACCTAGAACTGTAGGATCCCAAGGATCAACAAATGTCCGAGCATGTTGTTCTGCAGATCTTGAAGCATCTTTTAATCCATCAAATGGGGAACTCAAAATTATACATGATTTCTTATGA